A window of the Mucilaginibacter sp. cycad4 genome harbors these coding sequences:
- a CDS encoding SusC/RagA family TonB-linked outer membrane protein gives MQKFQLIKFWKIILIIVSVNLFSLSLFAQNIALHGKVVDEKGEAMVGATVKVTGTTTATTTNISGDFTLNVPANTRKITISFVGYADYEKTIAAGSANLGVIPMVKNSGNLNEVVVVGYGTLKKQDVTGTIATVSAKTLQEIPSANVFEQMKGRVAGLDVVNGNSGPAITIRGSRTISSATADQPLIVLDGQPYYNFIENINPNDIKSVDVLKGASATAIYGSRASGGVLLITTNRGRVGQTVTAYDSYVGTSRLEGKLQLLNGKQFAQLQDDALAGAIAQGSGSTNPNALTTTELQALNEGVSTDWAKLLIKPAMVWDQSLRVSGGSERTQFTVGAGYRVNTALEPNNDTKRISLNASIDHKINKVIKFGLTTLTTLRLINAGGGNQLGNARYMSPLTYPYNADGSLNILPQVGQIDATAINPLIPGRSPDQYYNYTRGFINNDIAYAEIAPIAHLKYRYTINYNFSQSLQGTYNGINGADIVTIAKTNASTTNNYQYRLAQEHLLTYDNTFGEKHSINFVAGFTSEFQHNENSNINATGIPSDANRNANLGLASTITSVGGSYTEQGLVSWVGRLNYAFDQRYNLTATIRSDANSALSPGHQRTTYPSIGLGWVISNENFMKRFEFIDNLKLRAGYGQTSTTNSIGPYNTLGQLSSSKYQYGGVTAGDAQGVRVTTLVNQDLSWQRTSDYNIALDFALLKNRLTGSIEVYKQRTTGIILPNQLPITNGASSQISNLGTSANKGLEITLSSLNIRNLGGFSWSTDYNMAFSREHIVSLPNGATQNIDAGEFVGQPLSVIYDVKKIGIWQAGEAAQAAVYGAKPGQIKIQDLNNDGKINFQDNQVIGNFQPQYTFGLTNRFSYKNFDLSIVIQGRMKFTTVVPYVSSSDSGTNGWQFLNLGRHNQPVIDYWTPTNPTDAFPQPNAQKQGSYYSTLQYYDGSFIRAKSINLGYNIPVGVVKKLGMTSLRVYANVTNPFVIYAPIMKHSFSVPDPESVYNLAPASVSASGNIGGYNPNNASNFPYRGVGISAGEQTRDFILGINARF, from the coding sequence ATGCAAAAATTTCAACTCATTAAATTTTGGAAAATTATCCTGATCATCGTATCGGTTAATTTGTTTTCCTTATCTCTTTTTGCACAAAACATCGCTTTGCATGGCAAGGTGGTTGATGAAAAAGGAGAAGCCATGGTAGGTGCCACCGTAAAAGTTACGGGTACAACAACTGCCACTACTACAAATATAAGCGGCGACTTTACGCTGAATGTTCCTGCCAATACGCGAAAGATCACCATCTCTTTTGTCGGCTATGCTGATTATGAAAAAACAATAGCAGCCGGGTCGGCTAACTTAGGAGTCATCCCGATGGTGAAAAACTCCGGTAACCTCAATGAGGTGGTAGTAGTAGGATACGGAACTTTAAAGAAACAGGATGTAACCGGAACAATAGCTACTGTTAGCGCCAAAACTTTACAGGAAATTCCCTCGGCCAACGTTTTTGAACAAATGAAAGGCCGCGTAGCCGGTTTGGATGTTGTTAATGGAAACAGTGGACCTGCAATTACTATTCGTGGCAGCCGTACAATAAGCAGCGCCACGGCCGACCAGCCGCTAATTGTGTTAGACGGCCAGCCTTATTATAACTTCATCGAAAACATCAATCCTAATGATATTAAAAGTGTTGATGTATTAAAGGGCGCCTCGGCAACAGCTATTTATGGGTCACGTGCTTCGGGCGGTGTACTTTTAATTACCACCAACAGGGGGCGTGTAGGGCAAACGGTTACGGCTTATGATTCTTATGTAGGTACGAGCAGGCTTGAAGGAAAACTGCAATTACTAAACGGTAAGCAGTTTGCACAGCTCCAGGACGATGCGCTTGCCGGCGCTATAGCGCAGGGCAGCGGCAGTACTAATCCGAATGCACTGACTACGACAGAACTGCAGGCCTTGAATGAAGGTGTAAGTACCGATTGGGCTAAGCTACTTATTAAGCCGGCTATGGTTTGGGATCAGAGCTTAAGGGTATCCGGTGGAAGTGAAAGAACACAGTTTACAGTTGGCGCCGGTTACCGTGTAAACACCGCCCTGGAGCCAAACAACGATACTAAACGTATTTCGTTAAATGCATCTATCGACCATAAGATAAACAAGGTTATCAAATTTGGATTAACCACACTAACCACGCTGCGCCTGATTAACGCTGGCGGAGGAAATCAACTTGGCAATGCCCGGTATATGAGCCCGTTGACCTACCCTTATAATGCCGACGGATCTTTAAATATTTTGCCGCAGGTTGGCCAAATTGATGCTACAGCAATAAACCCTTTAATCCCGGGCCGTTCTCCTGATCAGTATTACAATTATACCCGCGGATTTATTAACAATGACATTGCTTATGCAGAGATTGCCCCGATTGCTCACTTAAAATATCGCTATACCATCAATTATAACTTTTCCCAATCATTACAGGGAACTTATAATGGTATCAACGGGGCCGATATTGTAACTATTGCTAAAACTAACGCAAGTACAACTAACAATTATCAGTACCGCTTAGCCCAGGAGCATTTGCTCACTTATGATAACACCTTTGGAGAGAAGCATTCCATTAACTTTGTAGCAGGTTTTACCTCAGAATTTCAGCATAATGAAAATTCAAATATCAATGCAACAGGTATCCCGTCTGATGCCAACCGGAATGCAAACCTTGGTTTGGCAAGTACCATTACTTCGGTAGGCGGTTCATATACCGAGCAGGGCCTGGTATCCTGGGTTGGCCGCCTTAATTATGCGTTTGATCAGCGGTATAACCTTACGGCTACTATCCGTTCTGATGCTAACTCGGCACTGTCTCCCGGGCATCAGCGCACTACTTATCCGTCTATAGGCTTGGGCTGGGTAATCAGTAATGAAAACTTCATGAAACGGTTTGAGTTTATTGATAACCTGAAATTGCGTGCAGGTTATGGTCAAACCTCAACCACAAACAGTATCGGCCCGTATAACACTTTAGGGCAGCTAAGCTCATCAAAATATCAGTATGGCGGCGTAACCGCCGGCGATGCCCAGGGTGTTCGGGTAACCACATTGGTTAACCAGGACCTCAGCTGGCAAAGAACCAGTGACTATAATATCGCTTTAGATTTTGCCTTACTGAAAAACCGCCTTACCGGTTCAATTGAGGTTTATAAACAAAGAACCACGGGCATTATTTTGCCAAACCAGTTACCAATAACCAATGGTGCCTCTTCACAAATTTCAAACCTGGGCACCTCTGCCAACAAAGGCCTTGAAATTACGCTGAGCAGCCTAAACATTCGTAACCTGGGTGGTTTTTCATGGTCAACCGATTATAACATGGCTTTCAGCCGTGAGCATATTGTTTCCCTGCCGAATGGTGCAACGCAGAACATTGATGCAGGCGAGTTTGTAGGGCAGCCATTGAGCGTAATTTATGATGTGAAAAAAATTGGTATCTGGCAAGCCGGCGAAGCTGCACAAGCTGCTGTTTATGGCGCCAAACCCGGCCAGATCAAAATTCAGGACCTCAACAACGATGGAAAAATTAACTTCCAGGATAACCAGGTCATCGGTAACTTTCAGCCTCAATATACCTTTGGCTTAACCAACCGGTTTAGTTACAAAAACTTTGACCTAAGCATTGTTATCCAGGGCCGCATGAAGTTTACCACCGTTGTGCCATACGTTTCCTCGTCTGACTCCGGCACAAATGGCTGGCAGTTCCTGAACCTGGGGCGACATAATCAACCGGTTATAGATTATTGGACACCAACTAACCCTACCGATGCATTTCCTCAGCCAAACGCTCAGAAACAGGGCAGCTATTACTCCACACTGCAATATTATGACGGTTCGTTCATCAGGGCAAAAAGCATCAATTTAGGCTACAATATTCCGGTTGGAGTAGTCAAAAAGCTGGGCATGACTTCACTGAGGGTGTATGCAAACGTTACTAACCCCTTTGTTATTTACGCGCCTATTATGAAACACAGCTTTTCTGTACCCGATCCCGAATCTGTTTATAACCTTGCTCCCGCTTCGGTATCAGCAAGCGGTAATATAGGCGGTTACAATCCTAACAATGCAAGCAATTTTCCATACCGCGGCGTAGGGATCAGTGCCGGAGAGCAAACACGTGATTTTATTTTGGGCATTAATGCAAGATTTTAA
- a CDS encoding RagB/SusD family nutrient uptake outer membrane protein, with the protein MKIFNKTSFIIAAAAVLTASSSCKKTLVETPRAQLYPSYFGTAAGVQAAVTGVYNDLRGAFSGEGIVFFYNGTDENIPGGSAGTNPPILNSYNGINSSNTPDLMGLYVDINTLNGVLQYASSITDATARTQYVGQAKFLRGFLYFYLVQTYGGLTATQKSGIPLHTTFITKATTADAPAQLADIYNLIIQDFTDAAAALPPTITSSNPFSAAGVGKTATVAVANAFLAKAYLTRGYTEAKQSGDFQKAADLTAALINNKGTYGLDLWQDYNDVHKPANDYGKENMFAIDYGITDPTYSGYTQQGSGGYGINQLYVLARFNYVSTGIDNIAGIDAVPQKMSAKTGMLRDVYGGRPYVRLAPNVPYTMQVAFADQVHDTRFDATFQTFWICNTKAAAGTTSTGGLKGVLTPASNVSLTAYQPPLDGDTAILMTSEDVTMARRDDFKGLIVTQKQYNNTVFPTVKKFDDPLRTGILDFSSRPIALMRFSEVYLMNAEANYMLGNTTAAAASLNTIRQRAAYRTPADGLFIPKNKFRVTAATMGADNTTNAAAMALTPAQLAQLSVPNTTSGSTLCGMDLILEEYSRELYGDPRRWYDLVRTQQLVRRVKMYNALGAPNIQAYHTRRPIPQSLINNVLSGTPYPQNNGY; encoded by the coding sequence ATGAAAATATTTAATAAAACCAGCTTTATTATTGCTGCAGCAGCAGTATTAACGGCCTCAAGCAGCTGTAAAAAGACACTGGTAGAAACCCCAAGGGCACAGCTTTACCCAAGTTATTTTGGTACGGCAGCAGGCGTTCAGGCAGCGGTTACAGGTGTATACAACGATTTGCGGGGCGCCTTCTCGGGCGAGGGAATTGTGTTTTTTTATAACGGAACAGATGAAAATATTCCCGGCGGCAGCGCCGGAACTAATCCCCCGATACTAAATTCGTACAATGGGATCAATTCATCAAATACACCCGATTTAATGGGTTTATATGTAGACATCAATACGTTAAACGGTGTTTTACAGTATGCATCGTCAATTACCGACGCCACTGCCAGAACACAATATGTTGGCCAGGCAAAGTTTCTTCGGGGCTTCCTGTATTTTTATCTGGTGCAAACCTACGGAGGGCTTACAGCCACGCAGAAAAGCGGGATCCCCTTGCATACTACTTTTATCACCAAGGCCACAACAGCTGATGCGCCGGCGCAACTTGCCGACATCTACAACCTCATCATCCAGGATTTTACAGATGCTGCGGCCGCATTACCCCCTACCATTACCAGTTCAAATCCTTTCTCGGCAGCAGGGGTTGGTAAAACAGCCACGGTTGCGGTTGCAAATGCTTTCCTGGCAAAAGCTTATCTAACCAGGGGATATACGGAGGCTAAGCAAAGCGGCGACTTTCAAAAAGCGGCCGACCTGACTGCAGCACTGATCAACAATAAAGGCACTTACGGTTTGGATTTGTGGCAGGATTATAATGATGTCCATAAACCGGCCAATGATTACGGCAAGGAAAATATGTTTGCTATTGATTATGGTATCACAGATCCTACTTATTCCGGCTATACACAACAGGGCTCGGGGGGCTATGGCATCAATCAGCTTTATGTACTGGCACGCTTTAACTATGTTTCAACCGGGATAGATAACATTGCCGGAATAGATGCGGTTCCGCAAAAGATGAGTGCGAAAACAGGCATGCTGCGTGACGTTTATGGTGGCCGCCCTTACGTACGCCTTGCGCCCAATGTGCCTTATACTATGCAGGTGGCCTTTGCCGACCAGGTTCATGATACCCGCTTTGACGCTACCTTTCAAACATTCTGGATCTGCAATACCAAAGCCGCCGCGGGTACAACCAGCACAGGTGGTTTAAAAGGTGTGCTTACTCCGGCATCCAATGTTTCTTTAACCGCTTACCAGCCGCCGTTAGATGGCGATACGGCTATCCTGATGACAAGCGAGGACGTCACCATGGCCCGGAGAGATGATTTTAAAGGTTTAATCGTCACCCAAAAACAATACAACAATACAGTTTTTCCGACGGTGAAAAAGTTTGATGACCCGCTGCGTACAGGGATCCTTGATTTTTCAAGCAGGCCAATTGCTTTAATGCGTTTTTCGGAGGTTTACCTGATGAATGCAGAAGCCAATTATATGCTGGGCAATACAACTGCAGCTGCAGCTTCCCTGAATACGATCAGGCAGCGGGCGGCTTACCGTACACCGGCCGACGGGCTCTTTATCCCTAAAAATAAATTCAGGGTAACAGCAGCTACCATGGGCGCGGACAATACCACTAATGCCGCGGCAATGGCTTTAACACCTGCACAGCTGGCCCAGCTTTCTGTTCCTAATACCACTTCGGGTTCAACGCTTTGTGGTATGGATTTAATTTTAGAGGAGTACAGCCGCGAGCTTTATGGTGACCCCCGCCGCTGGTATGACCTGGTACGGACACAGCAGTTGGTAAGGCGTGTAAAAATGTATAACGCGCTTGGGGCGCCGAACATCCAGGCTTATCATACGCGCAGGCCAATTCCGCAATCTTTAATTAATAACGTATTGTCGGGTACTCCATATCCGCAAAACAACGGCTATTAA
- a CDS encoding Hsp20/alpha crystallin family protein, producing the protein MTLVKFNADKKNNSSLLPSFNDVFESIFNDSFFNDRLVARVPAANISETEDHYHVELAAPGLKKEDFKINLDRNVLNISVERQNESSDVQKNYSKREYSYSSFVRSFTLPDSANAENIEATYTDGVLKIDIAKREEAKAIRRQIEIK; encoded by the coding sequence ATGACATTGGTTAAATTTAATGCCGACAAAAAGAATAACAGTTCGTTATTACCATCATTTAATGATGTTTTTGAATCAATCTTCAACGATTCTTTTTTTAATGACCGCCTGGTAGCACGCGTTCCCGCAGCTAACATCAGCGAAACCGAGGATCATTATCATGTTGAGCTGGCTGCGCCCGGTCTGAAAAAGGAAGATTTTAAGATCAACCTCGACCGCAATGTGCTGAACATTTCGGTAGAACGTCAAAACGAAAGCAGCGACGTTCAAAAAAATTATAGTAAACGGGAGTATAGTTACAGTTCATTTGTACGTTCGTTTACGTTACCCGACAGCGCCAATGCCGAAAATATTGAGGCTACTTATACAGACGGCGTCCTGAAGATCGATATTGCTAAACGCGAAGAGGCTAAGGCAATACGCAGACAAATCGAAATTAAATAA
- the adhP gene encoding alcohol dehydrogenase AdhP, whose amino-acid sequence MIPKKMKAAVVHEFGQPLQIEEMPVREPGRYEILVKVIASGVCHTDLHAADGDWPVKPKMPLIPGHEAIGYIVALGPDVKGLKEGDIVGVPWLYSACGCCEFCITGWETLCKDQKNGGYSVDGGYAEYVVADSRYVGHFPAGSDCTAMAPIICAGVTVYKGLKETETKPGEWVAISGIGGLGHLAVQYAKAMGMHVAAIDVDDTKLELAKSLGAELTVNAKTTDPGTFLQKETGGMHGVLVTAVSLIAFKQGISALRRKGTIALNGLPPGSFDLPIFETVLNRYTIRGSIVGTRKDLQEAIDFAVEGKVKATIHTAKLEDINTVLADLKNGKVDGRIVLEIAKP is encoded by the coding sequence ATGATACCCAAAAAAATGAAAGCTGCTGTAGTGCATGAATTTGGCCAGCCTTTGCAAATAGAAGAAATGCCGGTACGGGAGCCGGGCCGGTATGAAATACTGGTTAAAGTAATAGCCAGTGGTGTTTGCCATACCGACCTGCACGCAGCAGACGGCGACTGGCCGGTTAAACCCAAAATGCCGCTGATCCCCGGCCACGAGGCCATTGGTTATATAGTAGCCCTCGGGCCTGATGTTAAAGGCCTGAAGGAAGGTGATATTGTAGGCGTACCGTGGTTGTACAGCGCCTGCGGATGCTGCGAATTCTGTATCACCGGCTGGGAAACGTTATGTAAGGACCAGAAAAACGGCGGTTATAGCGTTGACGGCGGTTATGCAGAGTATGTGGTGGCCGATTCCCGTTATGTTGGGCATTTCCCGGCAGGCTCGGATTGCACCGCAATGGCGCCGATTATTTGCGCGGGCGTCACCGTTTACAAAGGCCTGAAAGAAACAGAAACCAAACCCGGTGAATGGGTGGCTATTTCCGGCATAGGAGGCCTTGGGCATTTAGCTGTACAATATGCCAAAGCCATGGGCATGCATGTTGCGGCTATTGATGTAGACGACACCAAGCTGGAATTAGCCAAAAGCCTTGGCGCCGAGCTAACCGTTAATGCCAAAACTACAGACCCAGGCACGTTTTTACAAAAAGAAACAGGGGGCATGCATGGGGTGTTGGTTACCGCTGTATCGCTCATAGCATTTAAACAAGGCATATCTGCGTTAAGAAGGAAGGGGACTATCGCGCTGAATGGGTTACCTCCCGGTAGTTTTGACCTTCCCATATTTGAAACCGTGCTGAACCGCTACACCATCAGGGGATCAATTGTAGGTACCCGTAAAGATTTGCAGGAAGCCATAGATTTTGCCGTGGAAGGAAAAGTTAAAGCCACCATACACACCGCAAAGTTAGAGGATATCAATACGGTTTTGGCCGACCTGAAAAATGGTAAGGTAGACGGGCGGATAGTACTTGAGATAGCTAAACCCTGA
- a CDS encoding 6-carboxytetrahydropterin synthase, with the protein MVKPIVAQLDHTIMNEVSGLGNPTAENLAIWIRNSITRQLNGLVKIELKETPTSGVVYDGK; encoded by the coding sequence GTGGTGAAACCCATAGTTGCCCAGTTGGATCATACCATTATGAACGAGGTCTCCGGCTTGGGAAACCCCACGGCCGAAAACCTGGCCATATGGATCCGGAACAGCATAACCAGGCAATTGAATGGGCTTGTTAAAATTGAATTAAAAGAAACGCCAACATCTGGTGTTGTTTATGATGGAAAATAG
- a CDS encoding universal stress protein, translated as MKTILVPTDFSAPAKNAANYAINLAQNIKAGLILCHAIKIPSETPMAAQIAWPLEDYTSLKEDADKELKQLSMALQQETPYAEAGSNRGVITTCCDVGEVIDVVTGKIDEEKSVMVVMGMSGAGAMSRFFLGSNTQDMISDATFPVLLIPSQVKYHPVKKIAFATDLNSSDIEMIHSVASLARYFNAELLIAHVTDEKYETGDEKQEVEAFLNEVTCKANYPKIYYRHIKATGIMRGLDWLSEHGVIDMLVMVHRKVNPLERLFGVSYTKKLSHHIEIPLLVLPEGLPSLHF; from the coding sequence ATGAAAACTATTTTAGTACCCACCGATTTTTCGGCGCCTGCAAAAAACGCGGCGAACTATGCTATAAACCTTGCGCAAAATATCAAAGCAGGCTTGATATTATGCCATGCCATTAAAATACCTTCGGAAACGCCTATGGCAGCGCAGATAGCCTGGCCTTTAGAAGATTATACCTCGCTCAAAGAAGATGCGGATAAGGAACTGAAGCAACTTTCAATGGCCTTACAACAGGAAACACCTTACGCCGAAGCAGGCTCAAACCGGGGTGTTATCACTACCTGCTGCGATGTAGGTGAGGTGATTGATGTAGTAACAGGCAAAATAGATGAGGAAAAGAGTGTAATGGTTGTTATGGGCATGTCGGGAGCGGGGGCCATGAGCAGGTTTTTTTTAGGGAGCAATACACAGGATATGATCAGCGATGCTACTTTCCCGGTTTTACTGATCCCGTCACAAGTAAAGTATCACCCTGTAAAAAAAATCGCCTTTGCTACCGATTTGAACAGCAGCGATATAGAAATGATCCATTCGGTAGCAAGCCTGGCACGCTATTTTAATGCAGAGTTATTGATAGCCCACGTTACCGATGAGAAATACGAAACAGGTGATGAAAAACAGGAGGTTGAAGCTTTTTTAAATGAAGTTACCTGCAAAGCCAACTACCCTAAAATTTATTACAGGCATATTAAAGCTACCGGCATAATGCGCGGGCTCGATTGGCTCAGCGAACACGGAGTGATCGATATGCTGGTGATGGTACACCGTAAAGTTAACCCGCTTGAGCGCCTGTTTGGCGTCAGTTATACTAAAAAACTTTCGCATCATATTGAAATACCTCTGCTGGTACTGCCGGAAGGGCTTCCGTCGCTGCATTTTTAA
- a CDS encoding heavy metal translocating P-type ATPase metal-binding domain-containing protein has protein sequence MAVNILTQTTCYHCGNDCDKDHYVLDGKDFCCAGCKGVYQVLSNSGLCNYYSYNEHPGATRSHVQKRFEYLDDPSITADLVDFTDENITILTLYIPYIHCSSCIWLLEQLNRFNPAIYYSRIDFLKKQVNLRFNNREISLRQVVELLVDIGYEPLINLQDVIKKQQTGTGDNLVKKIAVAGFCFGNVMLLSFPEYLGLSEYEQTFRHFFGWLNVVFSLPVVFYSGREYFQSAYTNLRNKILNIDFPLALGIAVLFLRTLAEVLTHTGAGFADTLCGLVFFLLVGKFVQRKTYYHISFERDYRSFFPVAVQAVDNAIEKPLPLSALKVGQRIRIRSNEIIPADAILLSGDARIDFSFVTGESVPVTKVWGEVVYAGGRQMGEAIELEVIKPVSQSYLTQLWNNEAFSRSQDNRMQTFNQKVSKYFTIVLLVIALGSLVFWLPADVYRAFSAFTAVLIVACPCALALSTPFTMSAALGIFDRNFFYLKNTAVVEQLARINAIVLDKTGTITIGGENGVSNNAQLSSYQERLIYSICSNSAHPLSIQICDYLQGADKLRVSNYREIAGKGITAWVDGHNVQIGSQPFLTGGVDIAKSTEVHLMIDGRYAGYFSFVNKYREGLEDITRLATGYKIYLLSGDQDRERNNLLPYFKGEGYMLFNQSPQQKLDFIKALQLAGKKVMMIGDGLNDSGALKQSDLGIAITDNVNNFSPGSDAILDGRSLRLLPAFLKFSKDSITIIHISFFISLCYNLLGLSYAVSGRLSPLIAAILMPLSTATIISFTSIATHLAAKKRKLS, from the coding sequence ATGGCTGTAAATATACTTACCCAAACCACCTGTTACCATTGTGGTAACGATTGTGACAAAGATCATTACGTATTGGATGGCAAAGATTTTTGCTGCGCGGGCTGTAAAGGTGTTTACCAGGTGCTATCCAATAGCGGGCTATGTAACTACTACAGCTATAATGAACATCCCGGCGCAACCCGCAGCCATGTGCAAAAGCGGTTTGAATACCTTGATGATCCTTCAATCACAGCCGACCTGGTTGATTTTACAGACGAAAACATTACCATATTAACGCTTTATATCCCTTACATCCATTGCAGTTCATGTATTTGGCTGCTTGAGCAGTTAAACAGGTTTAACCCCGCCATTTATTACAGCCGGATTGATTTTTTAAAGAAACAGGTAAACCTGCGCTTTAATAACAGGGAGATAAGTTTAAGGCAGGTTGTGGAGCTATTGGTTGATATCGGCTATGAGCCGCTTATTAACCTCCAGGATGTTATTAAAAAACAACAAACCGGCACAGGCGATAACCTCGTAAAAAAAATAGCCGTAGCGGGATTTTGTTTTGGTAATGTGATGCTGCTCAGTTTTCCCGAGTATTTGGGATTATCGGAATATGAGCAAACCTTCAGGCATTTTTTTGGCTGGTTAAATGTGGTATTTTCATTGCCGGTTGTTTTTTACAGCGGGAGGGAATATTTTCAATCGGCCTATACAAACCTGCGTAATAAAATATTGAATATCGATTTTCCACTGGCACTTGGTATAGCCGTACTTTTCTTGCGCACCCTCGCAGAAGTATTGACGCATACAGGAGCCGGTTTTGCCGATACGCTTTGCGGGCTGGTGTTCTTTTTACTGGTAGGCAAATTTGTTCAGCGAAAAACGTATTACCATATCTCTTTTGAGCGTGATTACCGCTCGTTTTTCCCTGTTGCTGTACAGGCTGTTGATAACGCTATTGAAAAGCCGCTGCCCTTATCAGCCCTCAAAGTAGGTCAGCGGATCCGTATTCGCAGTAATGAGATCATACCGGCCGATGCGATATTGCTGAGTGGCGATGCGCGGATTGATTTTAGCTTTGTTACCGGCGAATCGGTGCCTGTGACAAAGGTTTGGGGTGAAGTGGTTTATGCCGGCGGCCGGCAAATGGGCGAAGCTATTGAACTGGAGGTAATTAAACCTGTATCACAAAGCTACCTTACCCAATTGTGGAACAATGAAGCTTTTAGCCGCAGCCAGGACAACCGGATGCAAACTTTCAACCAAAAGGTAAGCAAGTATTTCACCATTGTTTTACTGGTGATTGCATTGGGTTCATTAGTTTTCTGGTTGCCGGCCGATGTTTACCGGGCCTTTTCGGCATTTACAGCTGTGCTGATTGTAGCCTGTCCCTGTGCACTGGCCTTAAGTACACCGTTCACCATGTCGGCGGCATTGGGCATTTTTGATCGCAATTTCTTCTACCTCAAAAATACCGCTGTTGTTGAACAACTGGCCCGTATCAATGCCATCGTTTTAGATAAAACCGGCACCATTACTATCGGCGGCGAGAATGGCGTGAGCAATAACGCGCAGCTAAGCAGTTACCAGGAACGGCTGATATACAGTATATGCAGCAATTCGGCCCATCCTTTAAGTATCCAGATCTGCGATTACCTTCAGGGAGCAGATAAACTCCGGGTAAGTAATTACCGGGAAATAGCCGGAAAGGGGATCACAGCCTGGGTTGATGGGCATAATGTTCAAATTGGCAGCCAGCCGTTTTTAACAGGAGGGGTGGATATTGCAAAATCAACCGAAGTACACCTGATGATAGACGGACGGTATGCCGGCTATTTCAGTTTTGTTAATAAGTATCGTGAGGGGCTTGAAGATATTACGCGGCTGGCTACGGGGTATAAAATTTACCTGCTATCAGGCGACCAGGACCGGGAGCGGAACAATTTACTGCCTTATTTTAAGGGGGAGGGATATATGCTGTTTAACCAATCGCCACAGCAAAAGCTCGATTTTATAAAGGCTTTACAGCTGGCCGGCAAAAAGGTAATGATGATAGGCGACGGCCTGAATGATTCAGGTGCTTTAAAACAAAGTGATTTGGGGATAGCCATTACGGATAACGTAAACAATTTTTCGCCCGGCAGCGATGCTATTTTGGATGGGCGCTCACTCAGGTTATTGCCCGCATTTCTTAAATTTTCAAAGGATAGCATTACCATTATCCACATCTCGTTTTTTATATCGCTTTGTTATAACTTATTGGGGTTAAGCTATGCGGTAAGCGGCAGGCTTTCACCGCTCATAGCTGCCATATTGATGCCATTAAGCACCGCAACCATAATTTCGTTCACCAGCATAGCGACACACCTCGCCGCTAAAAAAAGGAAACTATCATGA
- the ccoS gene encoding cbb3-type cytochrome oxidase assembly protein CcoS, whose amino-acid sequence MNIIYFLIGCSVLLALVFLGAFFWAQRNGQHDDLYTPSVRILLDDEPADKDKK is encoded by the coding sequence ATGAACATTATTTATTTCCTGATCGGGTGCAGCGTACTGCTTGCGCTCGTGTTTTTAGGTGCATTTTTCTGGGCCCAGCGCAACGGTCAGCATGATGATCTGTATACCCCATCGGTAAGGATCCTGCTGGATGATGAACCGGCCGATAAAGATAAAAAATGA